Genomic DNA from Colius striatus isolate bColStr4 chromosome 7, bColStr4.1.hap1, whole genome shotgun sequence:
TCACCTTACCagcaaattttaaattaaagcaaaattttaatgaaaatatgaagggatTTTTACTACTAGAATTCAGTTCATCTTGCTAAAATACATCAAGTTTTCTAAATATCTAAGCATGATTCATAAATTAAGAGATGAAAAACTGAGTACAATGTCTGTACTCAGTACTGAGTACTGTACGCAGTACAGAGTACAATGTCTGTACGCTGCCCCTTTTCCTATGTTCAGATACAGCTCTTTCCCGAAGCACACAATACACGTGTAAGCGGTAGGTATGAGCAAGTTTTCCAGTGCTTGGTATAACACATATTCAAGTTTGGATTAGAACTAGATTCCTATTTTCCCAGATAAATAGTGCTGACATGAAAGTAAATACTATTTTAAATGGCTTTGAAGGGCTTCTCTGATCACACCATTGCAGATAAACTGCTGATAGCTTAAAAAAGCAGTGTATTTATCACAGTACTGATGACATTCTGAATAAACACCACCACAACACACAGAGTACCTACACTTTAGCATGATCTTTGCTATCAAAATAATCCCGAGTGTTAGGTAAAAACACTCAGAAGTGTGATTTATTGAGCATTTCAGTCAGCCTGATTACATGTCAGATATGAATTTCAGTAGGTCAGGAAGATGGCAGGTCTGACTTCAAACTGGATGCTATCACCATCACTATTTCCTAAAGAGCAGCAAGGGCTACATCAACGTTAGCTTTGCCAGCCTTAGGTGTCAACTGCAATGTAATCCCAGGGAAGACAACTTaaaaaggagattaaaaaaaccattCTATGCATTCATAACTAACTAAAAAATTCTCCCAATGATGACAGTGAAAATAAGTCTGAACAGCACTTAACTGATTGAAAATAATACATCCTACCCCACCTTGTAATCATCAAGATAAGATTTTAATCTGCTTTTACTACTACAAAATAACACCAGACAAAATAAGAAAAGCTCACGGCCAACATCTTTTATTATGCAGAAAGATGGTGTAACTTTCCAAGGAGTACGTAGCATCTCAAACAATATGCCTTATTCTCCATCCTGCTGACCGGGTTTGCTCCAATTACATAATCGTAAGTACTGCCCAAACCAGTAACCATCCAATGTTTTAGAAAATCAAAAATCATTCAAACTGTAAATGACTGCTATTcattaaaatgtagtttttcttcAACTGTAAGCATAGCCCTGAATGATGTCAGGCGAGGCAGTAGGGAACTATTAACTGTTGAAGAgatataaatagaaaataaaagcattttaagagTCTTCTTCCATAGCCACATCCTCTTGTAGCTTCTGTACCATTTTGTCCTCCAGCTGTTTTGGTGTGCcttcaaagcaaagaaagaattaaattCAAGATGTCTGTCTAAAcacaaataacttttctttcaaaaacataCATGTCTACTCTGGGTGAAACACTCTAAATATATTGCTTAAAGAGTTGTTTAGGAGTAAATCCATCAAACTTACAAGTATTTATTGATAATCTTCATCACCACCTACTGAACACTACTGTAGAAACGTTTAAATAGAAAAGCTGATGATGTTTTAAAGCAAAACCTAAACCACCATCATGTATATGTTTTCATCTGGCATGATGAACTTTGATAGGGTAATACTTAACAGAACCTTACAAAGGATTATAATAATGCATTACTTTAACCAATCAATGGCCTTCAAGCATTAACTTTTACATAAAGCACTCGTGAATGTTGTGTTGGATGGCAATAGTGTTACTATCAATAATACTACTCAATAatactaaaattaaaaaaaaaaaaaaaaacaggattgGCAGACTTCCTCCCTTTCAGTCCCAGGGGGAACGGCAAAACACTGAAAAGCTAGTCCTTGTTTGACAAACAGATGTACCACATGCTACTGTGCATCATTCGTTTAACATaagcaaaatcaaacaaaagaaataaacaccCAGGTTTACTTTTTTGAACccaatcttgttttctttttcttccctcaaaaaACAATGGACAGGTTAAACCAATGTTTAAAACTATCCTGACGAAACCTTGTTACATATATATACAATCTTACGCTAGAATTAAcacaaactggaagaaaaagcatttaacaGCCTTCTAGTTAATGTCTAATAACGTCCCATCTGCATCCGCAGAGATAAAATCACTGGCAGTCTTTATAAAACAGTAACTAATGGAAACGGTTTTTAACTTCTCTCCACTATTCAACcccattaatttatttttaagaataaatCACCTTTACAATCTACGTTATCATCATCATCTAACACAAGCTAGTATTTGTAAAAGTTTGGAAATCAGAAAACTATTGAGGAGAAACAGGtttttccaattgaaaaaaatcagctcATTTACAAAGATCACACAGTATTGTAGCTGAACTGGGCACACATTTTAGTGTGCAAAATCCccatgatatttaaaaaaaggttAGGCTTAtgtgaaaatgcttttgtttcagtGTCTGTTTCATTATACACAGCGAACTACAAAAAATCCTACTCTCATAATTCAAAAAACAAGAGTTTGACTGCTGTATTTTACACCAATCCATTCTGTAGTTGATTGAGTTCAAACAACCAGTTCCAAGGAAAGACAGATAAATGTTCACAGTTAAAAAACAAGCAGTTCATAGAGTAACAGGTACCGAGTGCAGTTTAAAAACACtcaaataaggaaaagaaagtatgGATGCAGGACTAAATAAAAAGGTATGTCTGATACAGATCAAAGATGCTGCTTACATTTAGTGGCAGAGGATTATAAACCTGTAGAATTAGTCACACAAAACCCCCTCAATATTCATCATAACATTGTATACACAAGTTGACCTAAGCAAACCTAAGCAAGTTCTCACCTGCATGTGGAGCACGAAGAAGGTGGATATTCTGTTTGACTTCTTTGATGTCTTCTGCCTTCTGCaactctttgctcttttttaatCTGAGGAGcaggaaaattaattttgattaTCTTCAAAGAGGAAATGTATGCTCCCTTTTTAATGCAAGACATACCTTTGTCTAAAGGTACATAAACTACAAATAGCAATCATTCCAACCAAATAAAGGTAAAAAGCATCGGAAAACCAATTTAAGCATACACTAGATACACAAACCAGCACTGTACCAACTCTTGCTAAAAATTTGCTTAAATCCAAAACTCCATATTACAAAAAGGAAGTACAATATTATCATCTGGTGTTCAAAAGCTGCACTTCATTGGAAAGTCAACAAAGTATAGCAGCTTGGTAGCTTAGTAGAGCCCACTCTACCCCTTCCCTTGGATGACTGTGCACGTACAAACCAAATAACCACTTAAAACTTTTGAACATCATTTCTCCAGAAAGATTAACTGTCCAACACAGATTTGCAAGAGCTCCTGTGCTACAAATACTTCTTACCTGTTCATAATAAATCTAGCTTGGCGTTTCTGCTTTATTTCCTCCACTCTCTTCATTGCATCCActgaaataaagcagaaattgttttaaatgtgCTTACGTACCTACAGCTGAAAACGCATGCTATTTTGCAGAGCAACACTACCAGTATTCCATAACATCTCTGCATCAGAGGCAACTCTGTTACTATATAGAGAAGTTATTCCTTCTTCAAAGAGTAGGGTATGGGAATACCTTCTGTACCAGTTATGctgaattgtattttaaaacttgtttaTGTTTCCACTTCTGTGTCTACACGTATTTTCTACAATTAATCATCACTAAGAAAGACTCTTCCTCAACTTGAAATCAGATGCAAGTCATCAGCTTCTCCTTTGTGGTATGCATTCATGACATAAGTAATTCTTCCATTTTATAGCAGTTGACATACTCAACTGAAGTGGAATGAGTGggaacaaccaaccaaccaactgCATCAATAGAAAATTCTTACACTGGAAGCCTCTTAAATAGCTGGAGAATCACTACAGTTTTTGGAAGATAATAACTCAAAATAGAGGAGTGTTGTACCTCATTTTCTAACCagtttatgaagaaaaataaaatcaagtgaGACTTCACAACTCAAGCCTCCTCCACACATAAGAATCTGGTCATGATTCCAGTAATTTCAACCACATTCACTACAAACTATCAATACTCAAAAGAAGTCTTCTGAAAACATGCTCATGGAGGGTTGTAAAGGTTCGATCCTTACAATTcatcttttgttctttctaAAACAACTCACCAGTCTTGTTCCACAACTCCCTCTGGTATTTCACTGGTTCATTTCTACGTTTTTCAAACTCAAATGAATTATCCtaaattaagaaaaagtaaatacaaaTTATATACAGAAGAGTATTTAGATCAATACATTCTAACTATAGCACTCACTCAtataaggctttttttttctttcacaagcTCAGTTCCTATACTTTTAACAACCTTTAGAGACCACTAAACTAGAAGGAAATAGAAGGGAGTGTTTGACCTCAAAAGTGTCAGAAGCCACAGTGATTTGTCTGAAGGAAGCTATTTAGCAAAACATCTCCCCCggctattttctttttagcaaGACAACAGGAATAAAGACCAACAAAATAGACTAGGCAGGTAGAAAGCAAAATTGAAAATGTGTAGGGTCAAAAGCATTTAATGCAGGTCAAGCCAGTTCTGCTAACAGTCTGTACTTTTTTAAaggttaaaaaacccaaaccaacaagcCCACATTATTTAATTTGAAGGAAACTGAAACAATACAAAATCatttaaaactgtaaaatatttccatgTTTTCCACGACATTATAGTGTTTGGGGCAGatgaggatttttctttttgttaggttttttttccttctccaggaGTTTAAGATGGAAAAACAGTTCTGtaatttggtttgggtttttttttgctaggcATATATTATACCACTTTCATCTGAGGACTCTTCCCTgctaaaatgttcttttctgtaTTGCTCAGGATGAGTTATTATACCAGCTGCTAATCTTCACTTAAGCTAAAGACAGCTCCAACGAGAGAAGCTACACAGAACAGCAAGAAATGGCACGTACACACTCACAAGCCATGCTCCATTGCCAGACAAATCTGAAGTTTTCACCATGGGATGGCATCAAGCAGAATATCCAAAATACAAGCTGTAGAACACACCATATGCTAATCTCTACACGTCATTTTTTATtactgaaaagattttttttaattacctaaAATTCCTTTTTAGCCAAGCACGACAGCACGTCAATTCACTGCAGTTTACCCTACACTATGTCAGCTTTCACGCGTTTATAACATACAGCATTGTTTTGTATCATGAGAACACAACAGAAGCAGTCAAGAGAAGTCTCTTGAGAGTACAGATGTTCAAAGGGCCATGGTCTTCTAACCTACATGCACAAAGATTAACTGCAGCTGCCTCATCCTGGCCAATTACAGTaatgaggggacagaatatCCAACACCTCAGTTATTCTCAGTGAGAGAATAATACAGTCCTTCAGAAATACCTTGTGAACAACCACTTGCCAAGTTTCTATccttgtttctatttttaaaaaaaatcttgaaatacaaaaaaccaaataaatctATTTAAACTCTATCCAATGTACTTGTTTAAAGCATCAACACCTGTCACCTTACAAACAACAGTATTCCTCCaccaaactaaaacaaaacagtatgTTTATATACTGTTTTAATTCCTAGCATACACAGATATGCCTCAGAATTGGAGCATACTGTCACCTATCTAGACTTGTATATAAGAATGATAAATTAAGTTCTTCTCAAAAAAGTAACTCAGAAATAACTTGAAAGCAAGAAATACAATTACAGGAGATGCTCATTAATCATGGCTTCTCAGAATCACATTAAAAAACTAAAATCACATTTTCCCCTTGGAAGATCCACAGAAGGCAGCCAATCACTATGTCCAAATATTTACTAAATTTGTAGTGTTCTGTCAAAAAACAGGTAATTAAGTCACAGTAATTTCTGACTTCTTTAATGCCTGTCTCACCAAACATGAATGTTCAGTATTTTTACCACTGAAGTAAGTTTGTCTTGAAACTGTTTTTAAGACCTCATATGCTGTTTTTGAAACATTCCTATCTATGAATGACTTCTTCTATACATTATGTGCTTTAAGGAGACATCAAAAGGTCTTATTTGTCAACACAGACATCCCGGGGAACCCAGTAACCACATTACCTAATGGTGCAGACATACAACTAAAAAATATATAGGTATAAAAGTAGGAGAcagatagattaaaaaaaaaaaaagccttagacTTTGGAACTACCCTGTATTATCAATGTAAACATCTGACCTCCCTGGTTTCCCCACTGAAGCTAAAATGGGAAGTTCCAAGTTACAGTCAAACTAAATTAAGAGCTCCCTCTCGAGAAAATTCTCACATCCTCTTCCACAATCCCTCTTTTGTCCACTTACTCCATTCCTCATGCTCATCCACGTTAAGCTAGCTCTGTTTGCAGCTGGCAGAGGACAGATTTCTGCCATTTTAGCAAACCAGTTCAGCTCCTCAAGAAGTAGTTGAGTTTCTTACCACTGTCAATTCTTTGCCAGATGCCTTTCGGAATGCTTTGGTCCACCTCATCTTCCTAGGATTTCGcttctttttaaagtttctgtGGCATTTTGATTTGCAGAATCTAAATATCTTaaagaagaaaggggaaagCTTACAGTCAAATCATGTTATTCCTGCCCCATTAAAAGCATGGTATCAAACACTGAAGTTTCTCTAACAATTGTTTATTGAAACAACATTCATCTGTCAAATGTCAATCCTCTTAGTTTAAATATAGACATTAACAAAAACAATTTCAAGCACCATTCTACTTTTCTATTATAAAGTCATTTTTAGAGCTGTCAGGGACATGCACAAAAACGTAAAATTAAGCTGatcataaataaaacaaacagagTCTGGAGGATTATTACCTGCAAAAATAACTATAAAACCAAACCTGTACTATGAATAAACAATTTTCTATACCTGTCAGCACTTTTTAGTTACAGTGCCATTCTGATAGCAACAAAAACTCCTCACATTTctcataaaacatttttaaatgcaatacacataaacacacac
This window encodes:
- the RSL24D1 gene encoding probable ribosome biogenesis protein RLP24 — encoded protein: MRIEKCYFCSGPIYPGHGVMFVRNDCKIFRFCKSKCHRNFKKKRNPRKMRWTKAFRKASGKELTVDNSFEFEKRRNEPVKYQRELWNKTVDAMKRVEEIKQKRQARFIMNRLKKSKELQKAEDIKEVKQNIHLLRAPHAGTPKQLEDKMVQKLQEDVAMEEDS